In Pedobacter sp. W3I1, one DNA window encodes the following:
- a CDS encoding DUF5694 domain-containing protein, protein MTTIQKLSLVFLLLIAVAVKSNAQNQIEIVIVGSAHDNSKSTQNFQTIIDKLKNFNPDMVFGEYLPQGDYAKLEESNWAKKSFRKGHDYLEKLNLASPNNINAQIKKDRKALASFAYYHKTRMNLAVNYAKNWDRGNADYQIFVLENYMKQSFGKEEQVEYAKMFGNTDSLKKKGFCRPGSEYSKIYFPLIYQLKQDRIYNMDCQTYDKPWSEAWGKTDSLYKILLNKAKADTISPEALTVKAIEKYWSYNADEEKVFSADPYAGMNTVKYGVLDEAWNFYGGRHFYGYAGFPTETVKEMIAQWTLRNEGMCKNIIDQAKAKKATRVVVGVGASHRKWMEEILAKNPEIKIINYNDLR, encoded by the coding sequence ATGACAACTATACAAAAACTCAGCTTGGTATTTTTATTGTTAATCGCAGTTGCGGTTAAATCGAATGCCCAGAACCAAATCGAAATTGTAATAGTAGGCTCCGCCCACGACAATTCTAAATCGACACAAAACTTTCAGACGATCATTGATAAACTTAAAAACTTTAACCCGGATATGGTTTTTGGCGAATACCTGCCCCAGGGCGATTACGCTAAACTGGAAGAAAGCAACTGGGCAAAAAAATCGTTTAGAAAAGGGCATGATTATTTGGAAAAATTAAATCTGGCATCACCAAATAATATTAATGCACAAATAAAAAAAGATCGGAAAGCACTCGCCTCATTCGCTTACTACCATAAAACCAGAATGAATTTAGCCGTTAATTATGCTAAAAACTGGGACAGGGGAAATGCCGATTACCAGATTTTTGTACTCGAAAATTATATGAAACAAAGCTTTGGTAAAGAAGAACAGGTTGAATATGCAAAAATGTTCGGAAATACCGATTCATTAAAGAAAAAAGGGTTCTGCAGACCTGGAAGTGAGTATAGCAAAATCTATTTTCCCCTTATTTACCAATTAAAACAAGATCGAATTTACAACATGGATTGCCAAACTTATGATAAACCATGGAGTGAAGCCTGGGGTAAAACAGATTCTTTATATAAAATTCTGTTAAATAAAGCCAAGGCCGACACCATCTCGCCAGAAGCCCTTACCGTTAAAGCAATAGAAAAATACTGGAGCTATAATGCTGATGAAGAGAAGGTTTTTAGTGCAGATCCATATGCAGGAATGAATACCGTAAAATATGGTGTATTGGATGAAGCCTGGAATTTTTATGGTGGCCGTCACTTTTATGGTTATGCAGGTTTCCCTACCGAAACGGTAAAAGAGATGATTGCGCAATGGACTTTAAGAAACGAAGGTATGTGTAAAAACATTATCGATCAGGCAAAGGCGAAAAAAGCAACAAGGGTTGTGGTTGGTGTTGGTGCCTCGCACCGCAAATGGATGGAAGAAATCTTAGCCAAAAACCCCGAAATTAAAATTATCAACTATAACGATCTACGCTAA